GTTGCAGTCTTTTTGCACGCCTGCGCCCCGAGAGCGATATGCCTGCCCTGTGCCTGTGCGGCCATATCGACACTGTCCCCCTGGGCGCTGCACAATGGCGCATGCCTCCTTTTGAGGGCCGTATACAAAACGGCCTGCTTTACGGTCGCGGCAGCAGCGATATGAAGAGCGGCATTGCGGCCATGGTTTGCGCTGCCGCGCAAATGGCCCGGCACATACGCGGAGATCTGGTCGTGCAGGTCTACGGCGGCGAAGAAACCGGCTGCGAGGGATCCTTCCATATGGCGGCGCAGCCGCAATTTCTGCGCAATATAGCGGCGGTTGTGGTGGCGGAGCCTACCTCATGCCGTCCACTGTGCGGGCACAAGGGCGCTCTGTGGCTTACCTGCAAAACCACGGGAGTTACGGCGCACGCATCCATGCCGCACAAGGGCGACAACGCGCTGGCAAAGCTGCTGCCCTTTGCCAACGCCATGTGCGCATTCCGTCTTGAGGGCGACCACCCGCAGCTTGGCGGCGGCACATGCGTCGTCTCTACGCTGCACGCGGGGTGCAACAGCAACTCCGTACCGGACAGCGCCGCCATGACCATCGATATCCGCACCACTCCCCAACATAATCATGACGAAATCCGCACGGCTGTGGCCGCCATGGCCGGGCCTGACATCAGCATGACAACCACCCTTGACGTGCCCGCCGTATGGACAGATCCCGCCCATCCCTGGATGAATCGCGCCTTTGACGTGCTCACCCCTCTGCTGGGGCACAGGCCCGATGTGGCCACGGTGCAGTTTTTCACCGATGCGGCCGCACTGCGGCCCCGGCTGCCAGACGTGCCCATGATGATACTTGGCCCGGGAGATCCCTCCATGGCCCACCAGGTGGACGAATACTGCGCCGTGGAGCAGATAGAGCTTGGTACAAAAATGTACTCTGCCCTGCTGGCGGACTGGTGCGCATAAACAGCCAGGCGCGGCGCAGGGACAAAGTACATGGATTGTCACGCCAGGGACTTGCAATCTGCGCCGTGCCCATAACAGCGCTCCACCGCAGGCGTATTCCCTCAACCAGCATCTGAGGAGGAACCATGCCCCGCTTCGCACTGCCCCCTGTCCTTGGATTCGACCTCTTTCGTAAAGCCGATGCCGACACGCTGCTGCGCATATACAGGGGGCTTTTTTTGCGTATTGCAGCCAGCGAGGGAAAGTTGTTCATCTTTGCAGAGAACGGTTTTCGCCCCCAGATGGTGCTGGACGAACTGGAGGAAGCCCTGCGGCGCTGGCCCGAAGTTGCAGGCAGACCGCCGCTGTTTGGCGTGCCTGTGGGCATCAAGGATGTTTTTCGCACCAGCGGGTATGCCATCCGCTGCGGTTCGCTGTTGCCGTCAATCCTCTTTGCCGGAGACGAAGCCCCTCTGGTGACGCGGTTGCGTGAGGCAGGGGCCATTATTATGGGCATTACCGCCACCACGGAGTTCACCCACGCCGAACCGGCGGCCACGCGCAACCCCTGCAACAGGCGGCATACGCCGGGCGGCTCCAGCAGCGGTTCTGCCGCAGGCGTGCGGGCCGGGTATTTTGCGCTGGCGCTCGGCACGCAGACCATGGGATCAGTCATACGCCCCGCAGCCTTTTGCGGCGTGACGGGGTTCAAACCTTCGCAGGGGCTTTTGCCGGGCCAGGGTATCATCAACTTTTCGCCCAGCCTGGATCAGGCGGGATTTTTCTGTGCAACATCACAGGATGCGGCAACCACCCTGTCGCTTTTTTGTGATGCGCCAGCCGAGGGGCGCAAGGCTTCTGCCCTGTTTATCGTGCCTGAAGGCGCGTATATGGACGAGGTCGAGCCGGGCATGCGCAGAGCCTTTGACCAATACTGCAACCGCCTGGCCCGCCTGTCGGGAGTGCGCATCAAAACCATGCCGGTTTTTGACGACTGGCAGGGCATACGCGACCGCCACCAGCAGCTTGCCGCAGCGGAACTGGCGCAAATGCACCGTGAATGGTTTGCGGATTTTGGCCCGCTATACCGGCCAAAGACGCGTGAATTTATCGAATTTGGGCAAATCCTTGGCGCGGGCGTCATTGAGACAGGGCGCGCATCGTGCGCCAATCAGCGTAAAAAGCTGGATGATCTGCTGGCCGACATGAAGGCAGACGCCTTTCTGGCCCCTGCCGCGCCTGGTGAGGCCCCCAAGGGATTCGCCTCCACAGGCAACCCGGTCATGAACGTGCCGTGGACGCATGCAGGCCTGCCCGTAGTATGCCTGCCCATGGATAAAGTGCGCAGCGGCTTGCCGCTGGGCGTGCAGGCGGCTGGCCGTTTTGGCCTTGATGCGGAGCTTATGGCGCTTGCGCCGCTGCTCGAAACCGCCGCAGCTCCCATGCGCTTATAATGGATACCGGCAATGGATATCGGCAGCGGTCATGGTTGCCGATCACAGGCCCGTACAGATTCAGAGCAAGCGACCCCACGTGCACGTCATGCCGATCTGTTGATAGACGATCCCATTTGCCATAGTTCAGCGGCCCTCCATGCGCGTGGTACAGACTGCATGCCCATAGCTGGGACATTTGCCTTCAGATGGCGGTAATGCCTTTGCGGCGTTCGCGCGCCACGTGCAGCAGATACGCGTCTATTTCCTCCTGCTTTCGAGTGTCATAGCACGCAGCGCCACCCAGAGCGTCGTTGTCGTCGCCAAAAATTACCCTGTCGTTATTCGTAACGCCGTTCAGGATTCGGCTTGCGGACTGCTGTGACGTCTGCGCGCTTTTGGGCGGTTCAAGATCGCCCCATATGGCGGTCACGGTCGTGCCCGGCGTGGCGGAGGATATCTTGATGTTGTCGTCCCAATATTCGGTACGCAAGGCGATGGAGAGCGCATTGAGCGCCGCCTTGGTGGCGGCGTAGCGCGACTGCTGCGCCATGGGCGTAAAGGCTATTCCGGAGATGATGTTGATGATCTGGCCGCCCCCCTGTTTGACCATGATGGGCAATGCGGCCCGCATGCCATACAGGGCACTGAAAAAATTCAGGTCGAACGCGGCCTTCCAGTCCGTATTTGTCATGTCGGCGAAGTACCCCGGAAAACCGGCTCCAGCGTTGTTCATCAGAAGATCGAGCCGACCTCCAAAAAAAGACACGGCATCGGAAATCAGGCTTTGTACCGCCTCTTCCCTGGTGACATCGCACAAAAATCCTTTCACCCGGTTGCCGTACTGTTCTTGCAGTCTTTTTTCATGTTGTTCCAGATTGTTCGAGTTTATGTCCGCCATCACCACGGCGGCCGCATTGCTCTGAAGCAGCTCCCCCACGAGCGCCAGCCCGATGCCGGACGCTGCCCCTGTCACAACAGCGGTTTTTCCGGCGAAATAGTCGCGATTATATTCCATGCTTCAGGCTCCTTTTTGTTTACTCGTAGCGCTGGTGCTCGCGGCACAGGAGGCTTCGGTCATATCTGCCGGAGTAGAGGTACTGCATCACCTCGGGTCCCGCTTCAGGCTTATAACGATGTATGACGGTTTGGCTCCGAACTCTGTTGTCGACCCTGGCCCAGCCTGCGCCCAGGACGGTTGTCAGGGGAATATCACCCCACGGGTCGTCCATGGCGGATGCGAGCTTTACCGTCGCCGCCGCCGGTTCCCAGAAGTGAAATAGCATGGGGCTGTCGTAGTAGAGGATTTCCATATTCCGGAACCCGCCCTCCTCGCTGATTCCATATCTGTGCAAAAGACATCCTCCCCCTTCGATCAGCTTGCCGCCCGGCGTCGTCTGGCAGTTTTCCTGCTCCAGCTGGAACGCGGGATGGTTATAGCGCCCCATTTCCATTTCCACCTCGACCAGTTTGACGCCGCCGCGTTCCACAAAGCAGTGCGCATACGCATCGGTTCGCTCGACCCGTATCCGATCACAGATTTTCTTTGGCAATCCCGAAAATTCGCGCCCGGTAAAGGCTCCCATCAAGGCTCCAGGCCCACTCAACTGGAGGTTGAAGAAGTAGAGGCCGGTGGTATTCTCGCATTTCGCCATTACGCCGACGCCAGCCTCCATATACCAGGGGGCGAAGGTTGGTTCGCGGATATTGACGGCATACAGCATAAACATGGGATAGGCAGGATCGGCAGGTTCGAGAGGCGGCGGCAGCAGCCGTTTCACGCTGGGGTCGGTGAGACCATAGACATACACTCCTTCCATACTGTTCATCGCGGCATCCGCCATAAATTTCATCACTTTTTCCAGTGGGATAAAATAGCTGCTGTGCATGGATGATTCTCCTGGTTTTACAGGTTCCGAAACACAAATGTGCTGGCGCTGGCGTCCTGTGCGACCCCGGAGCGAGTGCGGCCCGGAATGCCGCCCTGACGGCGTCACCGGCTCAGGTTCCGTGTGCATGCGGCCGGTATTCTCAGACGGCGAGCAACTGCCGCAAAATCACCCAACGGGCCACGGCATAGCCGAGAAGCATTGAGTACACGACCTTAATGGAAAGGAAGGCGAAAAATGAAAGCGCCGTCACGCCAAACAGGAAAAAAATCCCCATCATACAGGACGTAAGAACAAGCGCAACGCCCAGTCCCAGCAGAAGACCGAGCTTCCAGGGCCGTGCGGGCAGACGGCGCAGCAGACGTCCGGCGCTGAGATCCGTTATGGGCAGTGCAATGGTCCCGGCCTTGAGGGCGCGCCGTGTGTCGGCGGAAATGAAGAGAGTCATCAGCAGCGACATGATTATGCTGGTAATAACCGTATCCACAGCGGCCGAACCCTGCTGTACGTCCGCCCTGGACATGTTCCCCAGCCAGGAAAAGAGGGAATTCAGCACAATGTTGCAACTGCCCGCCATGAGGCCAGCCTTGCGAATGAAGTTTTCCACCGGTTGCGCCATGTTTCGCCCCCATATGGACAGAGAGTGCAGAAGCTTCTGCTTAACCGTGAAATACTGATTTTTTATAATAATAGAAAAATATCAATCCGTGCGCATCGTCCGAATGGACTATAGCGCATGCGAACAGGTATCTCGGCCGTGCCGGGCCAACGAGTCCAGGCTTCAAAACGGCTGCTCTATGGATTTTTGCTGCAAAATAATGAATGCTACATGCAGTAAATCCTCCACGACAGAGAAAAGGAGCAAGGGGAATGGCTGATAGCTCCAAGGCAGAGGGTTCATCCCCCAG
Above is a genomic segment from Desulfovibrio sp. containing:
- a CDS encoding acetoacetate decarboxylase family protein, with the protein product MHSSYFIPLEKVMKFMADAAMNSMEGVYVYGLTDPSVKRLLPPPLEPADPAYPMFMLYAVNIREPTFAPWYMEAGVGVMAKCENTTGLYFFNLQLSGPGALMGAFTGREFSGLPKKICDRIRVERTDAYAHCFVERGGVKLVEVEMEMGRYNHPAFQLEQENCQTTPGGKLIEGGGCLLHRYGISEEGGFRNMEILYYDSPMLFHFWEPAAATVKLASAMDDPWGDIPLTTVLGAGWARVDNRVRSQTVIHRYKPEAGPEVMQYLYSGRYDRSLLCREHQRYE
- a CDS encoding amidase, producing the protein MPRFALPPVLGFDLFRKADADTLLRIYRGLFLRIAASEGKLFIFAENGFRPQMVLDELEEALRRWPEVAGRPPLFGVPVGIKDVFRTSGYAIRCGSLLPSILFAGDEAPLVTRLREAGAIIMGITATTEFTHAEPAATRNPCNRRHTPGGSSSGSAAGVRAGYFALALGTQTMGSVIRPAAFCGVTGFKPSQGLLPGQGIINFSPSLDQAGFFCATSQDAATTLSLFCDAPAEGRKASALFIVPEGAYMDEVEPGMRRAFDQYCNRLARLSGVRIKTMPVFDDWQGIRDRHQQLAAAELAQMHREWFADFGPLYRPKTREFIEFGQILGAGVIETGRASCANQRKKLDDLLADMKADAFLAPAAPGEAPKGFASTGNPVMNVPWTHAGLPVVCLPMDKVRSGLPLGVQAAGRFGLDAELMALAPLLETAAAPMRL
- a CDS encoding SDR family oxidoreductase encodes the protein MEYNRDYFAGKTAVVTGAASGIGLALVGELLQSNAAAVVMADINSNNLEQHEKRLQEQYGNRVKGFLCDVTREEAVQSLISDAVSFFGGRLDLLMNNAGAGFPGYFADMTNTDWKAAFDLNFFSALYGMRAALPIMVKQGGGQIINIISGIAFTPMAQQSRYAATKAALNALSIALRTEYWDDNIKISSATPGTTVTAIWGDLEPPKSAQTSQQSASRILNGVTNNDRVIFGDDNDALGGAACYDTRKQEEIDAYLLHVARERRKGITAI
- a CDS encoding M20 family metallopeptidase, which codes for MTYAPSSVELAQSLIGYNTISGGNERQALEPLARILSDAGFSVAFDAYDPSNPQRCSLFARLRPESDMPALCLCGHIDTVPLGAAQWRMPPFEGRIQNGLLYGRGSSDMKSGIAAMVCAAAQMARHIRGDLVVQVYGGEETGCEGSFHMAAQPQFLRNIAAVVVAEPTSCRPLCGHKGALWLTCKTTGVTAHASMPHKGDNALAKLLPFANAMCAFRLEGDHPQLGGGTCVVSTLHAGCNSNSVPDSAAMTIDIRTTPQHNHDEIRTAVAAMAGPDISMTTTLDVPAVWTDPAHPWMNRAFDVLTPLLGHRPDVATVQFFTDAAALRPRLPDVPMMILGPGDPSMAHQVDEYCAVEQIELGTKMYSALLADWCA